Proteins encoded within one genomic window of Chlorobaculum sp. MV4-Y:
- the thrA gene encoding bifunctional aspartate kinase/homoserine dehydrogenase I yields the protein MRVFKFGGSSIASAAKISNVAGIIRRELSSTPLMVVVSAIGKVTDMLAETAALAGKGEAAYRDKLEGIASLHGGIIRELFGTEASAEQTWLGEMMAELTDVLHGVFLLRELSDKSLALVLSYGERLSCRIVSRYLHVSGTPAECVDARQLIVTDDNHCFAKVDRLATGKLIHERFRSFDVLPVVTGFIASAPDGSVTNLGRGGSDFTAAILGAALHAEEVWIWTDVDGFYSADPKRVPDAWVIPEISYAEAMELSHAGAKVLHPLAVQPVMKAGIALRIKNSFNPGAPGTRIGHEAASAEGLQGTVTGLTSINHVVLLSLSGSGMAGVPGTASRLFTCLARHAINIIFISQASSEQSISLAIAPGQASVAKKVLEEEFAREIEERRIDPVSVRRNLAMVAVVGNKMSGHPGVSAQLFETLGKNGVNVIAVAQGANEMNISLVIDSADEDKALNCIHESFFLSMRKVHVFIAGTGTIAKSLISQIHQHRATLQKEMALDVVVAGLANTRSMCIDPAGIDLEHWHDSLKPRESHEGIGHYIRLIQERNLHNTIVVDCTASRQVAECYPALLRANISVATANKLGMAGPWVLYRKIMDALRSSNAKFLYETNVGAGLPIINTLNDLKNSGDKIVCIEGVLSGTLSFIFNELRKGGRFSEIVRKAKEAGYTEPDPRDDLSGADFARKLLILGRELGYQLEYADVECQSLVPEALRGEMSPAEFLDQLSSIDDWYVEEMASAASEGMTIAYTGELRDGKAKVGLKRVPLESPVAGLNGTENLVVFTTERYLRTPLVVKGPGAGGEVTAGGVFADILRIASYLV from the coding sequence ATGAGGGTATTCAAGTTCGGAGGTTCGTCGATCGCTTCGGCGGCAAAGATCAGCAACGTGGCTGGCATTATCAGGCGCGAGTTGAGCAGCACTCCGCTTATGGTCGTGGTGTCAGCGATTGGCAAGGTGACCGACATGCTTGCCGAGACTGCGGCGCTGGCTGGAAAAGGCGAGGCGGCATACCGCGATAAACTCGAAGGAATCGCCTCGCTGCATGGCGGGATCATCCGCGAACTGTTCGGTACGGAGGCGTCAGCAGAACAGACCTGGTTGGGTGAGATGATGGCCGAACTGACCGATGTGCTGCACGGCGTTTTTCTGCTCAGGGAGCTTTCAGACAAGAGTCTCGCCCTTGTGCTGAGTTACGGCGAACGGCTGTCGTGTCGCATTGTGAGTCGCTACCTGCACGTTTCGGGTACGCCTGCTGAATGCGTCGATGCCCGCCAACTGATCGTGACCGACGACAACCATTGCTTTGCCAAGGTGGATCGTCTGGCGACAGGGAAGCTGATTCACGAACGATTCCGGAGTTTCGATGTTCTGCCGGTGGTTACCGGATTCATCGCCTCCGCGCCGGATGGCAGCGTGACCAACCTCGGGCGCGGCGGTTCCGACTTCACGGCGGCCATCCTCGGCGCGGCGCTCCATGCCGAAGAGGTGTGGATATGGACTGATGTCGATGGCTTCTACAGCGCCGATCCCAAGCGCGTACCCGACGCATGGGTTATCCCGGAGATCAGTTATGCCGAGGCGATGGAACTCTCTCACGCTGGCGCGAAGGTGCTGCATCCTCTCGCCGTGCAGCCGGTCATGAAGGCGGGCATTGCGTTGCGCATCAAGAACTCTTTCAACCCCGGCGCTCCCGGCACGCGAATCGGCCACGAGGCGGCGAGCGCCGAGGGGCTTCAGGGCACGGTCACCGGTCTGACTTCGATTAACCATGTGGTGCTGCTCAGTCTCTCCGGCAGCGGCATGGCGGGCGTACCGGGCACGGCGTCGCGCCTGTTCACCTGCCTGGCGCGCCACGCCATCAACATCATCTTTATTTCGCAGGCTTCGTCGGAGCAGTCGATCAGCCTGGCCATCGCGCCCGGACAGGCTTCAGTGGCAAAGAAGGTGCTTGAAGAGGAGTTTGCCCGCGAAATCGAGGAGCGCCGGATCGATCCGGTCAGCGTCCGCCGCAATCTGGCGATGGTGGCCGTGGTGGGCAACAAGATGTCGGGCCACCCCGGCGTGTCGGCGCAGCTCTTCGAGACGCTCGGCAAGAACGGCGTCAACGTGATCGCCGTGGCGCAAGGGGCCAACGAGATGAACATTTCGCTGGTCATCGACAGCGCGGACGAAGACAAGGCGCTCAATTGCATCCACGAGTCCTTCTTTCTCTCGATGCGCAAGGTGCATGTTTTCATCGCGGGTACCGGTACCATCGCCAAGAGCCTCATCAGCCAGATCCACCAGCATCGCGCCACTTTGCAGAAGGAGATGGCTCTCGACGTCGTTGTCGCCGGGCTGGCCAACACCCGCTCGATGTGCATCGATCCCGCAGGCATTGACCTCGAACACTGGCACGATTCGCTGAAGCCGCGCGAGTCGCACGAAGGGATCGGCCACTACATCCGCCTGATTCAGGAGCGGAACCTGCACAACACCATCGTTGTGGACTGCACGGCGAGCAGGCAGGTGGCCGAGTGCTACCCCGCGCTGCTCCGGGCGAACATCTCCGTTGCCACGGCCAACAAGCTCGGCATGGCGGGGCCGTGGGTTCTGTATCGCAAGATTATGGATGCGTTGCGCTCCAGCAACGCGAAGTTCCTCTACGAAACCAATGTTGGGGCGGGTTTGCCGATCATCAACACCCTCAACGACCTGAAAAACAGCGGCGACAAGATCGTCTGCATCGAGGGAGTTTTGTCCGGCACGTTAAGCTTCATCTTCAACGAATTGCGCAAGGGCGGACGTTTCAGCGAAATCGTCCGCAAGGCCAAGGAGGCCGGTTACACCGAACCCGATCCGCGCGACGACCTCTCCGGGGCCGATTTCGCCCGCAAGCTGCTCATTCTCGGCAGGGAGCTTGGCTACCAGCTCGAGTACGCCGATGTCGAGTGCCAGAGCCTCGTGCCCGAGGCGCTGCGCGGCGAAATGTCGCCTGCCGAGTTCCTCGACCAGCTCTCCTCCATCGATGACTGGTACGTCGAGGAGATGGCGAGCGCCGCGAGCGAGGGGATGACCATCGCCTACACCGGCGAGCTTCGTGATGGCAAGGCGAAGGTCGGCTTGAAGCGCGTGCCGCTCGAAAGCCCCGTAGCCGGGTTGAACGGCACGGAGAACCTCGTGGTTTTTACGACCGAGCGCTACCTCAGGACGCCATTGGTGGTCAAGGGCCCAGGCGCTGGCGGCGAGGTGACAGCGGGCGGCGTCTTTGCCGACATTCTCCGCATCGCGAGCTATCTGGTTTGA
- a CDS encoding F0F1 ATP synthase subunit gamma, whose amino-acid sequence MPTLKDIRIRLKGIKSTQQVTKAMKMVAAAKLRRAQDRAIQARPYAGKLKEMLASLSAKVDTSLNPLLSPREEVNNVLVILVTSDRGLCGGFNANIIKMAQRVIHEDYAALHAKGGVTMICAGTKGTEFFRKRGYKLAAGYPGVFQNLSFDSAREIADTASKMYLSGEVDRVVLVYNEFKSVLAPNLRTEQLLPIAPEQGAEKGSSSEYLYEPSPAAIIDELVPKHLHTQMWRVMLESNAAEQAARMAAMDSATENAKELIRVLNISYNRARQAAITKELSEIVAGADALKQ is encoded by the coding sequence ATGCCTACTTTAAAGGACATACGCATACGCCTCAAGGGTATCAAATCCACGCAGCAGGTGACCAAGGCCATGAAGATGGTTGCCGCCGCCAAGCTCAGAAGAGCGCAGGATCGGGCGATCCAGGCCCGTCCGTATGCCGGGAAGCTGAAAGAGATGCTCGCATCGCTTTCGGCCAAGGTCGATACCTCGCTCAATCCCCTGCTCTCGCCCCGCGAAGAGGTCAATAACGTGCTGGTCATTCTGGTCACTTCAGACAGAGGTCTGTGCGGTGGCTTCAATGCCAATATCATCAAGATGGCCCAGCGGGTCATCCACGAGGATTACGCGGCGCTGCACGCCAAGGGTGGCGTCACCATGATCTGCGCTGGCACCAAAGGCACCGAGTTTTTCCGCAAGCGGGGATACAAACTGGCGGCCGGTTATCCCGGCGTGTTTCAGAATCTCAGCTTCGACTCGGCCAGGGAGATTGCCGATACGGCCTCGAAGATGTACCTCAGTGGAGAGGTCGATCGTGTCGTGCTGGTCTATAACGAGTTCAAGTCAGTGCTTGCGCCCAACCTCAGGACCGAGCAGCTTTTGCCGATCGCTCCCGAGCAGGGCGCGGAGAAGGGATCGAGCAGCGAGTACCTTTACGAACCTTCGCCAGCCGCTATCATCGACGAGCTTGTGCCCAAGCATCTGCACACCCAGATGTGGCGTGTGATGCTGGAGTCCAACGCCGCCGAGCAGGCTGCACGAATGGCTGCAATGGATTCGGCCACGGAGAACGCCAAGGAGCTGATCCGCGTGCTGAACATCAGCTACAACCGCGCACGTCAGGCCGCGATCACCAAGGAGTTGAGCGAAATCGTCGCCGGCGCCGATGCTCTGAAGCAGTGA
- the atpA gene encoding F0F1 ATP synthase subunit alpha: protein MSTAVRPDEVSSILRKQLAGFESEADVYDVGTVLQVGDGIARIYGLSKVAAGELLEFPHNVMGMALNLEEDNVGAVLFGESNAVKEGDTVKRTKILASIPVGEAMLGRVINPLGEPIDGKGPINTDIRLPLERRAPGVIFRKSVHEPLQTGLKAIDAMIPIGRGQRELIIGDRQTGKTAVALDTIINQKGKGVYCIYVAVGLKGSTVAQVVNTLEKYGAMEYTTVVSATASDPAPLQFIAPFAGATIGEFFRDTGRHALVVYDDLSKQAVAYRQLSLLLRRPPGREAYPGDVFYLHSRLLERAAKITDDIEVAKKMNDLPEPLKPLVKGGGSLTALPVIETQAGDVSAYIPTNVISITDGQIFLESNLFNAGQRPAINVGISVSRVGGAAQIKAMKKVAGTLRLDLAQFRELEAFSKFGSDLDKSTKAQLDRGGRLVEILKQGQYIPMPVEKQVAIIFVGTQGLLDSVDLKQVRRFEEEFLAMLEQKHPEILSSIAEKGTLESDIASKLKDVAEKYVTSFKEKNKA, encoded by the coding sequence ATGTCAACAGCAGTCAGACCCGATGAGGTGTCTTCCATACTCCGCAAGCAACTCGCCGGTTTCGAGTCGGAAGCGGATGTATATGATGTAGGAACCGTTCTGCAGGTCGGTGACGGTATTGCCCGTATTTACGGCTTGTCTAAAGTGGCCGCAGGCGAGCTCCTCGAATTTCCCCACAATGTGATGGGAATGGCATTGAACCTCGAAGAAGACAACGTCGGTGCTGTGTTGTTCGGCGAGTCCAACGCGGTCAAGGAAGGCGATACGGTCAAGAGAACCAAGATTCTCGCTTCGATTCCGGTCGGCGAGGCGATGCTCGGCAGGGTTATCAACCCGCTCGGCGAGCCGATCGACGGCAAGGGGCCGATCAACACCGATATCCGTCTGCCGCTCGAGCGTCGCGCTCCCGGTGTTATTTTCCGTAAGTCGGTGCACGAGCCGCTTCAGACCGGTCTGAAAGCTATCGACGCGATGATTCCGATCGGCCGCGGCCAGCGTGAGCTGATCATCGGTGACCGCCAGACGGGTAAAACCGCTGTCGCTCTCGACACCATTATCAACCAGAAAGGCAAAGGCGTTTACTGCATCTATGTGGCTGTCGGCCTGAAAGGCTCGACCGTCGCCCAGGTGGTCAACACCCTCGAAAAGTATGGCGCGATGGAGTACACCACGGTTGTATCGGCTACCGCCTCCGACCCGGCTCCGCTCCAGTTCATCGCTCCGTTTGCTGGCGCTACCATCGGCGAGTTCTTCCGCGACACCGGCCGTCACGCGCTGGTTGTTTACGATGATCTTTCCAAGCAGGCCGTGGCTTACCGCCAGCTCTCCCTGCTCCTCCGCCGTCCGCCGGGACGCGAAGCGTACCCCGGTGATGTGTTCTATCTGCACTCCCGTCTTCTCGAGCGTGCTGCAAAGATCACCGACGACATCGAGGTGGCCAAGAAAATGAACGACCTGCCAGAACCGCTGAAGCCTCTTGTCAAGGGTGGCGGCAGCCTCACGGCGCTTCCGGTCATCGAAACCCAGGCTGGTGACGTTTCCGCTTACATTCCGACCAACGTGATCTCGATCACCGACGGTCAGATCTTCCTTGAGTCGAACCTGTTCAACGCCGGTCAGCGTCCGGCTATCAACGTCGGTATCTCGGTCTCCCGCGTTGGCGGTGCCGCGCAGATCAAGGCGATGAAAAAGGTTGCCGGTACGCTCAGGCTCGATCTGGCACAGTTCCGCGAACTTGAGGCCTTCTCAAAATTCGGTTCCGATCTCGACAAGAGCACCAAGGCACAGCTCGATCGCGGCGGCCGTCTGGTTGAAATCCTCAAGCAGGGCCAGTATATCCCCATGCCGGTCGAGAAGCAGGTCGCGATCATTTTTGTCGGCACTCAGGGGCTGCTCGATTCGGTTGACCTCAAGCAGGTTCGCCGTTTTGAAGAGGAGTTTCTCGCCATGCTCGAACAGAAGCATCCCGAAATTCTCTCTTCTATCGCGGAGAAGGGGACACTTGAGTCTGACATCGCTTCGAAGCTGAAAGATGTGGCTGAAAAATATGTCACCTCTTTCAAAGAAAAGAACAAAGCCTGA
- a CDS encoding homoserine kinase — translation MKTVTGFASATAGNVACGFDVLGFAITEPGDEVVLALHDERRSDCPVSITSIVGDGGALPLDPKKNTSSFVVLKFLEYIRTTKGIPFDGHIDLVLKKNLPLSSGMGSSAASAAAALIAANELFGSPCTKMELVHFAIEGERVACGSAHADNAAPAMLGNFILIRSYNPLDLITIRPPANLFCTLVHPHTELKTSFARSVLPKSIPLSTATQQWGNVGALITGLLMEDYDLIGRALVDVVAEPKRAPLIPGFIEVKQAALDAGALGCSIAGSGPSVFAFSSSRQTAESVGAAMQSAFLHSKAALASDMWISPICSQGARIISTTS, via the coding sequence ATGAAAACCGTCACTGGATTTGCTTCAGCAACGGCTGGAAACGTTGCCTGCGGTTTTGACGTCCTCGGTTTCGCCATCACCGAACCTGGAGACGAGGTCGTTCTGGCGCTTCACGATGAGCGCAGGAGCGACTGCCCCGTTTCGATCACCTCGATTGTGGGTGACGGCGGAGCCTTGCCGCTCGACCCGAAAAAAAACACCTCGAGCTTCGTTGTCCTCAAGTTCCTTGAATATATCCGCACCACGAAAGGCATCCCGTTTGACGGTCACATCGATCTGGTGCTCAAAAAAAATCTGCCACTCTCCAGCGGTATGGGCAGCAGCGCGGCAAGCGCCGCAGCAGCACTGATTGCCGCCAATGAGCTGTTCGGCTCGCCTTGCACCAAAATGGAGCTGGTGCATTTCGCCATCGAGGGCGAGCGCGTCGCCTGCGGTTCGGCTCATGCTGACAATGCAGCTCCGGCCATGCTCGGCAACTTCATTCTGATCCGCAGCTACAATCCGCTCGACCTGATCACCATAAGGCCACCGGCCAACCTCTTCTGCACACTCGTGCACCCGCACACCGAACTCAAGACCTCGTTCGCCCGCTCCGTGCTGCCGAAATCGATTCCGCTTTCGACCGCCACACAGCAATGGGGCAACGTCGGCGCTCTCATTACGGGCCTGCTGATGGAGGATTACGACCTGATCGGACGGGCGCTGGTGGATGTGGTCGCCGAGCCGAAACGCGCGCCGCTCATTCCGGGATTCATCGAGGTCAAACAGGCCGCGCTCGACGCGGGAGCGCTCGGTTGCAGCATCGCTGGCTCCGGCCCGTCGGTCTTCGCCTTCTCCTCGTCCAGGCAAACCGCAGAATCGGTGGGTGCAGCCATGCAGTCGGCGTTCCTACACTCAAAGGCTGCGCTCGCATCCGACATGTGGATCTCGCCGATTTGCAGCCAGGGCGCGCGCATCATCAGCACAACTTCTTGA
- the thrC gene encoding threonine synthase: MIFYSTTKASAPVTMKKATLEGLAPDGGLYVPSTMPHCSAKEIALLESGSFNNIAFAIAKKFAGDEIPLDRLSELIDECFTFDTPLHELDPDTFVEELFHGPTLAFKDYGARFLARMTGYFAAEESRLITVLVATSGDTGSAVAYGFHGIPNTRVVLLYPSGKVSRLQEQQLTTAGDNVFALEVQGDFDDCQRLVKQAFVDNSLRQKLTLTSANSINISRLIPQSFYYAWAALQLRQRQPGALPIFSVPSGNYGNLTAGVMAKMMGFPIGRFIAASNANDSVTRYLDEGRYEPKPTVRTLTTAMDVGNPSNFARLRYFFDDDFRKMGQQITGIAVSDAETVETIRSVYEKYGYVMDPHTAVGYHALECFRKDHAGEGKPGVVLSTAHPVKFDEAIKVATGNEVPLPEAMEEIMNKPKKATMIGNRYEELARFLTELDR, encoded by the coding sequence ATGATCTTCTACAGCACCACGAAAGCATCCGCTCCCGTCACGATGAAAAAAGCCACTCTCGAAGGGCTCGCACCCGACGGAGGGTTGTATGTTCCATCGACAATGCCGCACTGCTCCGCCAAAGAGATTGCCCTTCTGGAGAGCGGCTCATTCAACAATATTGCTTTTGCTATCGCCAAAAAGTTCGCCGGTGACGAAATCCCGCTCGACCGCCTCTCGGAGCTGATCGACGAGTGTTTTACCTTCGACACGCCGCTGCACGAACTTGACCCGGACACCTTCGTCGAGGAGCTGTTCCATGGTCCGACGCTCGCCTTCAAGGATTACGGCGCTCGATTCCTTGCGCGGATGACCGGCTACTTCGCCGCCGAAGAGAGCCGCCTCATCACGGTACTGGTCGCCACGTCGGGCGACACCGGCAGCGCTGTGGCCTACGGCTTTCACGGCATCCCGAACACCCGCGTGGTACTGCTCTACCCGTCGGGCAAGGTGAGCCGATTGCAGGAGCAACAGCTCACCACGGCAGGTGACAACGTCTTCGCTCTCGAAGTGCAGGGCGATTTCGACGACTGCCAGCGCCTCGTCAAGCAGGCATTCGTCGATAATTCGCTCCGGCAGAAGCTGACCTTGACCTCGGCAAACTCCATCAACATTTCGCGCCTGATTCCGCAATCGTTCTACTACGCCTGGGCGGCCCTCCAGCTCCGCCAGCGCCAGCCCGGCGCGCTGCCGATCTTCTCAGTGCCGAGCGGCAACTACGGCAACCTGACGGCGGGCGTAATGGCAAAGATGATGGGCTTCCCGATTGGCAGATTCATCGCCGCCTCGAACGCTAACGACAGCGTCACGCGCTACCTCGACGAGGGGCGCTACGAGCCGAAGCCGACCGTCCGGACGCTGACCACGGCTATGGATGTCGGCAATCCAAGCAACTTCGCGAGGCTGCGCTACTTCTTCGACGACGATTTCCGGAAGATGGGCCAACAGATCACCGGCATCGCGGTCTCGGATGCGGAGACCGTCGAAACGATCCGCTCGGTCTACGAGAAATACGGTTATGTCATGGATCCACACACCGCCGTCGGATACCATGCGCTTGAGTGTTTCCGCAAGGATCATGCTGGTGAAGGCAAACCGGGCGTGGTGCTTTCAACGGCACATCCTGTCAAGTTCGACGAAGCAATCAAGGTGGCTACCGGCAATGAAGTACCGCTTCCGGAAGCGATGGAAGAGATTATGAACAAGCCGAAAAAAGCCACCATGATAGGCAACCGCTACGAAGAGCTGGCGCGCTTCCTGACTGAACTCGATCGTTAA
- a CDS encoding lysophospholipid acyltransferase family protein, producing MNLQTLLFFLVIIPVMFFGMLYALVLNLFDPTGDRFHKMAAWWGRFSAALLGIDVKVEGEENYSSDRNYLVVSNHAGMADIPLILGTIKLNLRFVAKEELGKIPVFGHALKSGGYVFIKRGQNREALQSMLKAADTLKAGRSIHIFPEGTRSKTGNILPFKRGAFIIAEKAKVPVLPVTIVGSNLITPKKSLKINHGTVRMIIGKPIEPAKAETLMKESYSVISENLEKSAA from the coding sequence ATGAACCTCCAGACACTTCTTTTTTTCCTGGTCATCATCCCGGTCATGTTTTTCGGGATGCTCTACGCGCTTGTGCTGAACCTGTTCGACCCGACCGGTGACAGGTTTCACAAGATGGCCGCATGGTGGGGACGCTTTTCAGCAGCACTGCTCGGCATTGACGTCAAGGTAGAGGGCGAGGAAAACTACAGCTCCGACAGGAATTATCTGGTTGTCAGCAATCATGCCGGCATGGCCGACATCCCGCTGATTCTCGGTACGATAAAGCTTAACCTGAGATTTGTGGCCAAAGAGGAGCTGGGCAAAATACCGGTGTTCGGCCATGCGCTGAAATCGGGAGGGTATGTCTTCATCAAGCGCGGCCAGAACCGCGAGGCGCTGCAAAGCATGCTGAAAGCCGCCGACACCCTCAAGGCCGGGCGTTCGATCCACATCTTTCCTGAAGGCACCCGTTCCAAAACCGGCAATATCCTCCCCTTCAAGCGAGGCGCGTTCATTATTGCGGAGAAAGCCAAAGTACCGGTACTGCCGGTCACCATTGTCGGCAGCAACCTTATCACCCCGAAAAAAAGCCTGAAGATCAACCACGGCACCGTGCGCATGATCATCGGCAAACCCATCGAACCCGCCAAAGCTGAAACGCTAATGAAGGAGAGCTACAGTGTCATCAGCGAAAATCTTGAAAAGAGCGCCGCGTAG
- the ribE gene encoding 6,7-dimethyl-8-ribityllumazine synthase, whose protein sequence is MQVQNIEGSLNAQGIRFGLVVSRFNDFIGQKLVEGAIDCIVRHGGSADEITVIRCPGAFELPSVTRKAMLSGKYDAIVTLGVIIRGSTPHFDVIAAEATKGIAQVGMEAAIPVSFGVLTTENLEQAIERAGTKAGNKGFDAALAAIEMANLYRQL, encoded by the coding sequence ATGCAGGTACAAAATATTGAAGGCTCGCTGAATGCCCAGGGCATCAGGTTTGGGCTCGTGGTTTCACGCTTCAACGATTTTATCGGCCAGAAGCTGGTCGAGGGAGCCATCGACTGCATTGTGCGTCACGGCGGATCGGCTGACGAGATCACCGTTATTCGTTGCCCCGGCGCTTTCGAGCTGCCGTCGGTTACGAGAAAGGCGATGTTGTCAGGCAAATACGATGCGATTGTGACGCTTGGGGTTATCATCCGCGGCTCGACCCCTCACTTCGACGTGATTGCCGCCGAGGCCACCAAGGGCATTGCGCAGGTCGGCATGGAGGCCGCTATTCCTGTATCATTCGGCGTGCTTACCACCGAAAATCTGGAGCAGGCCATCGAGAGAGCCGGTACCAAAGCGGGGAACAAGGGATTCGACGCAGCGCTGGCCGCCATCGAGATGGCCAATCTCTACAGGCAGCTGTAA
- a CDS encoding SIS domain-containing protein, whose protein sequence is MTSQCNCSEGCGGSGRYEELVLERMLYSARLKETVARRDSDVIVAMASMIADTFREGGKVLLCGNGGSAADAQHLAAEFTIRYRSSVHRPALPAIALSTDTSALTAGANDLGFDEVFVRLTEAYGRPGDILVGLSTSGNSASVLKALAFARKRGMKTLALLGGDGGAIKPHADLSVVVPHTGSADRIQECHIAVGHVIVELVEKMMGYD, encoded by the coding sequence ATGACAAGCCAGTGCAACTGTTCCGAGGGGTGCGGCGGCTCGGGCCGCTATGAAGAGCTGGTGCTCGAGCGAATGCTCTACAGCGCTCGACTCAAGGAGACGGTCGCCCGGCGGGACAGCGACGTTATTGTGGCGATGGCGTCGATGATCGCCGATACCTTCAGGGAGGGTGGCAAAGTGCTTCTGTGCGGCAACGGTGGAAGCGCCGCCGACGCGCAGCATCTGGCCGCAGAGTTCACCATCAGATATCGCAGCTCCGTGCATCGTCCGGCGCTTCCGGCCATCGCGCTTTCAACCGATACCTCGGCCCTGACGGCGGGTGCAAACGACCTCGGCTTTGACGAGGTTTTCGTTCGGCTCACCGAAGCTTATGGCCGCCCTGGGGACATTCTGGTCGGCCTTTCAACCAGTGGCAATAGCGCCAGTGTGCTTAAGGCTCTCGCATTTGCCCGCAAGCGGGGGATGAAAACACTCGCCCTGCTTGGTGGTGATGGCGGTGCGATCAAGCCGCACGCTGACCTTTCGGTGGTGGTGCCCCATACCGGCAGCGCCGACAGAATCCAGGAGTGTCACATCGCCGTAGGTCACGTCATCGTGGAACTCGTTGAAAAAATGATGGGCTATGATTGA